A stretch of Bacillota bacterium DNA encodes these proteins:
- the fliG gene encoding flagellar motor switch protein FliG, producing the protein MWPPGSLRPSYLNEEDEYQVPDAVEIQKAQLTGRQKAAIVLLSLSQDAAAQILRFLDEAKIQQLTIELANLKSIKPQLRRAVLQEFFDLCTAQQYVLQGGIDYAHQILERALGAHKASEILSRITSAMGSVPFAFMKNMDPSQVLSFLEAESPQTIALVLAHLKPEMAAQVMSGLPPELQAETSRRIATMDHTAPDVIREVEKVLEQRMSSLGSERAQAVGGVKALVDVINKVDRGTEKAILDRLERDDPELVDEIKKLMFVFEDIALLDDRTIQTILREIDMKDLTLALKAAGEEVQARIFKNMSERAAAMLKEDMEFMGPVRLRLVEEAQQRIVNVIRRLEDAGEIVIARGGGEDEIVV; encoded by the coding sequence ATGTGGCCGCCCGGGTCATTGAGACCTTCCTATCTGAATGAGGAGGATGAATACCAAGTGCCGGACGCTGTGGAGATTCAAAAGGCACAACTCACGGGAAGGCAGAAGGCCGCCATTGTCCTCCTGAGCCTTTCCCAGGATGCGGCGGCTCAGATCCTGAGGTTCTTGGATGAGGCGAAGATTCAGCAGCTGACAATAGAGCTTGCCAATCTAAAGAGCATCAAACCCCAACTTCGAAGAGCTGTGCTCCAGGAGTTCTTTGATCTTTGTACGGCTCAGCAGTATGTTTTGCAGGGCGGAATTGACTATGCGCATCAGATTCTGGAAAGGGCTCTTGGTGCCCACAAGGCATCGGAGATTTTGAGCAGGATCACGAGCGCCATGGGATCCGTTCCATTTGCCTTTATGAAGAATATGGATCCGTCCCAGGTCCTCAGCTTCCTTGAGGCCGAGAGTCCGCAAACCATAGCCCTGGTCCTGGCACATCTCAAACCAGAGATGGCTGCACAGGTCATGTCCGGTCTCCCGCCGGAGCTTCAGGCAGAGACATCCAGGAGGATCGCCACCATGGACCATACCGCTCCTGATGTTATAAGGGAGGTGGAGAAAGTCCTTGAGCAGAGGATGTCGTCGCTGGGAAGTGAACGGGCCCAGGCGGTTGGCGGAGTAAAGGCTCTTGTTGATGTCATAAACAAGGTGGATCGAGGGACAGAAAAGGCCATCCTGGATCGCCTTGAACGGGATGATCCGGAGCTTGTAGATGAAATCAAGAAACTCATGTTTGTCTTTGAGGATATAGCGCTTCTGGATGACAGAACCATCCAGACCATATTGCGCGAAATTGACATGAAGGATCTCACACTGGCGCTCAAGGCAGCAGGTGAGGAAGTTCAGGCCAGGATATTCAAGAATATGTCAGAACGCGCCGCCGCCATGCTCAAGGAGGATATGGAATTTATGGGTCCTGTTCGCCTTCGCTTGGTGGAAGAGGCTCAGCAGAGAATCGTGAACGTCATCCGGAGGCTCGAGGATGCCGGGGAAATCGTGATAGCCAGAGGTGGCGGGGAGGATGAGATAGTTGTCTAG
- the flgC gene encoding flagellar basal body rod protein FlgC — protein MGIFSTMAISASGMTAERLRMDVISNNIANANSTRTPKGGPYRRQQVLFSAVLGDTVKGYMAKSDGPAGHNPIGGGVRVVGIVEDPSPPRLVYDPDHPDADQNGYVHMPNVNILAEMVDMLSATRAYEANVTALSAGKAMIAKALEIGRV, from the coding sequence ATGGGCATCTTTTCTACAATGGCTATAAGCGCCTCAGGCATGACGGCAGAGCGCTTGAGGATGGATGTCATAAGCAATAACATCGCCAACGCAAATTCCACCCGCACTCCCAAAGGCGGTCCATATCGTCGGCAGCAGGTCCTGTTCAGCGCTGTTCTTGGTGATACAGTCAAAGGTTATATGGCGAAGTCAGATGGACCTGCGGGTCACAACCCAATAGGCGGTGGCGTCAGGGTAGTAGGAATCGTCGAGGACCCATCCCCGCCGAGACTCGTCTACGACCCGGATCATCCAGATGCCGATCAGAACGGCTATGTTCACATGCCGAATGTAAATATATTGGCAGAAATGGTGGACATGCTCTCGGCGACAAGGGCTTATGAGGCTAATGTGACCGCATTGAGCGCCGGAAAGGCAATGATAGCAAAGGCATTAGAAATAGGGAGAGTGTAG
- the flgB gene encoding flagellar basal body rod protein FlgB: MAGLFTSPIFLACHRALDALSLRHQAISNNIANVNTPGYKAMEVSFEAELERALKEQGDPVAISDAEITVTRENTVYRADGNSVDVDREMARLAENTERYNAIAQLVSTRLRMLRSVVNEGRR, translated from the coding sequence ATGGCCGGGTTATTCACAAGTCCGATCTTTCTTGCCTGTCATAGGGCGCTTGATGCTTTATCCCTTCGCCATCAGGCGATCTCAAACAACATAGCCAACGTCAATACGCCCGGGTATAAGGCCATGGAAGTGTCGTTCGAGGCAGAACTGGAGCGGGCTCTCAAGGAGCAGGGCGATCCAGTAGCTATCTCTGATGCGGAGATTACTGTGACACGCGAGAATACTGTCTACCGGGCCGACGGAAATAGCGTGGATGTCGACCGCGAAATGGCGAGGCTTGCAGAAAACACGGAGCGATATAACGCAATAGCGCAGCTTGTTTCAACGAGGCTAAGGATGCTCCGGAGCGTGGTAAACGAAGGAAGGAGATAG
- the fliI gene encoding flagellar protein export ATPase FliI, producing the protein MPGQPAQNEGCGQVISLEKYRKAVRAGSTFRITGRVSQVIGLVVESVGPLARIGELCYISPAGRAPAIEAEVVGFREGKVLLMALGDLSGIKPGSEVVASGKKLAVKVGPKLRGRVIDGLGKPLDGLGPIEWVHEYPIENSPPNPLERERITEPLSVGIRAIDGLLTCGKGQRVGIFSGSGVGKSTLLGMIARNTEADVSVIGLIGERGREVREFIEKDLGPEGLKRSVVVVATSDRPTLVRIKGALLATAIAEYFRDQGCDVMLMMDSLTRFAMAQREVGLAIGEPPTTHGYTPSVFSLLPKLLERAGTSKKGTITGLYTVLVEADDMNEPVADAARSILDGHIVLSRELAAMNHYPAIDILNSVSRVMVDIVPDEHKLAAGKLRDVLATYKDAADLINIGAYVPGSNPKIDYAREMIQGVNDFLVQGIEEKSDLTEARSKLCELFSSKNIVEATPVARQRSMAGGRLP; encoded by the coding sequence ATGCCAGGGCAGCCAGCGCAGAATGAAGGCTGTGGTCAGGTTATAAGCCTTGAGAAATATAGAAAGGCGGTCCGCGCGGGATCCACATTCAGGATCACGGGCAGGGTCTCGCAGGTCATTGGCCTCGTGGTGGAGTCTGTCGGTCCTTTGGCGAGGATCGGGGAGCTGTGCTATATCTCGCCGGCCGGGCGTGCGCCTGCTATAGAGGCTGAAGTTGTCGGATTCCGTGAGGGGAAGGTCCTCCTGATGGCCTTGGGGGATTTGAGCGGTATAAAGCCAGGCAGCGAGGTAGTGGCCTCCGGGAAAAAACTTGCAGTCAAGGTTGGGCCAAAGCTCCGCGGCAGGGTAATCGATGGACTTGGCAAGCCACTTGATGGGCTTGGACCAATAGAATGGGTCCATGAATATCCGATCGAGAATTCACCGCCTAACCCCCTGGAACGAGAGCGCATAACTGAGCCCCTTTCGGTGGGGATCAGAGCTATAGATGGACTTTTGACCTGTGGAAAGGGTCAAAGAGTAGGGATCTTCTCGGGAAGCGGCGTTGGCAAGAGCACCCTTTTAGGCATGATCGCACGCAATACTGAAGCTGACGTGAGCGTCATAGGCCTCATTGGTGAGAGAGGCCGTGAGGTCAGGGAATTCATTGAAAAAGACCTCGGACCCGAGGGTCTCAAGCGATCGGTTGTTGTGGTGGCCACATCAGATAGGCCGACCCTGGTCCGGATAAAGGGAGCTCTCCTGGCGACCGCCATTGCCGAATATTTCCGCGACCAAGGATGTGACGTGATGCTGATGATGGATTCCCTTACCAGATTTGCTATGGCGCAGCGAGAGGTCGGCCTTGCCATCGGTGAGCCGCCTACAACTCATGGTTACACCCCATCGGTATTTTCGCTGCTTCCGAAGCTTCTGGAGAGAGCAGGCACTTCAAAGAAAGGCACGATCACGGGACTTTATACGGTGCTGGTGGAAGCGGATGACATGAATGAGCCGGTAGCTGATGCGGCGAGAAGCATTTTAGATGGGCACATCGTCCTTTCCCGTGAGCTTGCCGCCATGAACCATTATCCTGCTATAGACATTCTAAACAGCGTCAGCAGAGTCATGGTGGACATCGTGCCTGATGAACATAAATTGGCAGCCGGCAAGCTCCGCGATGTTCTTGCGACTTATAAGGACGCGGCTGATCTCATAAACATCGGAGCCTATGTGCCAGGGAGCAATCCAAAGATAGATTATGCCCGTGAAATGATCCAGGGCGTAAATGATTTTCTCGTTCAAGGGATAGAGGAAAAAAGCGATTTAACAGAGGCTCGCTCGAAGCTATGTGAGCTCTTCAGCAGCAAAAACATCGTAGAAGCCACGCCCGTGGCAAGGCAGCGTTCCATGGCAGGTGGTAGGTTGCCATGA
- a CDS encoding chemotaxis response regulator protein-glutamate methylesterase codes for MIATPGDIEEGDFLAFKKTRVLVVDDSAFMRKVISRMISSDPELEVVGIARDGVEALEKLHGTQPDVITLDVEMPRMDGLEALKAIMAERPTPVVMLSGLTKENADTTIKALALGAVDFVTKPSGAISLDIEKVKDILLSKIRLARRAKLRLMVERGQGVSNHKSLHSGISVMPDKKDSPFSGSEGQRPADITVVIGSSTGGPGALQEVVPRLPGDLPAGVLVVQHMPRGFTRSLAARLDEMSKLHVAEASDGDLVAPGVCLVAPGGRHLVVRADHRVSLRDDPPVHGVRPSVDVTLESTVKVFGKNVIGVIMTGMGFDGAYGISMVKNAGGIAIAQDEATSVVWGMPRAVVEMGYADFVCPLENIAEAVVKSLEGFAAASMEGSK; via the coding sequence ATGATCGCTACCCCCGGTGATATCGAGGAGGGCGATTTCTTGGCTTTCAAAAAAACGCGGGTCCTAGTTGTGGACGATTCCGCCTTTATGCGTAAAGTCATAAGTCGTATGATCTCCAGCGATCCGGAACTGGAAGTAGTGGGGATTGCAAGAGATGGAGTCGAAGCCCTCGAAAAGCTTCATGGCACCCAGCCTGATGTGATAACCCTTGATGTAGAGATGCCGAGGATGGACGGCCTCGAGGCCCTGAAAGCTATCATGGCTGAGCGCCCGACGCCTGTTGTGATGCTGAGCGGCCTTACAAAGGAAAACGCGGATACAACAATAAAGGCACTGGCGCTGGGTGCCGTGGATTTCGTGACTAAGCCCTCAGGCGCTATATCTCTGGACATCGAGAAGGTAAAAGACATCCTTCTATCAAAGATTCGCCTTGCCAGGAGGGCAAAGCTTCGCCTCATGGTAGAGCGCGGTCAGGGTGTTTCCAACCATAAATCTCTGCATAGTGGCATATCTGTCATGCCAGATAAGAAGGACTCACCTTTTTCAGGATCGGAGGGACAAAGGCCGGCTGATATAACGGTGGTCATTGGCAGTTCTACCGGAGGCCCCGGTGCCCTCCAGGAGGTTGTCCCCAGGTTGCCTGGTGACCTTCCGGCAGGCGTGCTGGTGGTGCAGCATATGCCCAGAGGCTTTACCCGTTCTCTTGCCGCCAGGCTGGATGAGATGTCCAAGCTCCACGTGGCAGAGGCTTCCGATGGTGATCTTGTCGCCCCGGGGGTTTGCCTTGTAGCCCCTGGAGGGAGGCATCTTGTGGTCAGAGCCGATCACAGGGTGAGTCTTAGAGATGATCCTCCGGTCCATGGAGTGAGACCATCTGTTGATGTTACTCTAGAGTCAACGGTCAAGGTCTTCGGCAAGAATGTGATCGGCGTAATCATGACCGGCATGGGGTTTGATGGCGCATACGGAATCTCTATGGTAAAGAATGCAGGGGGAATCGCCATAGCTCAAGATGAGGCCACTTCAGTGGTATGGGGGATGCCCAGGGCAGTGGTAGAGATGGGATATGCAGATTTCGTTTGTCCACTTGAAAATATCGCTGAAGCTGTTGTCAAATCACTTGAGGGATTTGCGGCTGCCTCTATGGAAGGAAGCAAGTGA
- a CDS encoding chemotaxis protein CheX — MKAQFVNPFVSAAYQVIQAELQSSVERGPLSLEESQFTNRDITVMIGVTGPVQGVVMYSMSRETAKKMVEVMIGQPVAEFDAMAESAISELGNVITGVAAAELEKAGYSCRISPPTLVMGEHTVISTVNIRRLVVTLTTQFGELEISLALEEARAGAKDVGFTVVRRG; from the coding sequence ATGAAAGCCCAGTTCGTCAATCCATTTGTATCTGCTGCATACCAAGTAATTCAGGCAGAATTGCAATCGAGTGTTGAAAGAGGGCCGCTTTCCCTCGAAGAATCCCAGTTTACCAATAGAGATATCACGGTAATGATTGGAGTCACCGGACCTGTCCAGGGAGTGGTGATGTATAGCATGTCACGGGAAACGGCGAAGAAGATGGTCGAGGTCATGATCGGACAACCGGTAGCAGAATTCGATGCCATGGCTGAGAGCGCTATAAGCGAGCTTGGGAATGTAATCACGGGTGTTGCCGCGGCCGAGCTTGAAAAGGCAGGTTACAGCTGCAGAATATCACCACCTACTTTGGTCATGGGCGAGCATACCGTTATATCTACTGTGAATATCCGCCGCCTCGTAGTAACTCTTACCACCCAATTCGGTGAGCTGGAGATAAGTCTTGCTCTGGAGGAGGCGCGCGCCGGCGCCAAGGATGTGGGATTTACCGTCGTCCGGCGAGGGTAA
- the fliF gene encoding flagellar M-ring protein FliF, whose translation MPGVDTQPEVSRQSIFSRLSRPQWLMILVAAGLVLVAIVLLVMRGGGPDLVPLYINMSMDDAASVVAKLKEMGVKYSLVDGGRTVMVPSKDLYDLRLQLASEGLPAGSGVGFEIFDKTNFGATEFSQRVNYLRALQGELTRTIMQMAEVDQARVHLVIPEQELYLQKEKPATASVMLKLKPSASLSKKQVQGIRHLVASAVEGMKPENVTVLDIFGNVLSQPADSPDALAGALTLSQLEAKRAFEKELESSIAGMLERVLGPGKSSVRVSADIDFNQEETSSEIYEPGANGQGVVRNRKTLDESFSSTEGQGTGVVPGVSSNVPAGLAGAPTYQGTVGGGSSQQTRREETINYEITRRIEKRVKAPARIARLSVAAIVDGNLTPAQLNSVTQAVSAAAGIDPARGDTVVVEAMPFDRSFLDAERQAMAAEAAKAAASKGFDLMQILPYMVAGFVLLLLATILLVRARRRRLAAAGMAPQAAAIEEELEAPLPAEAVPEKAQEPEFAFEEGIEGKIEQLVMSKPDVAARVIETFLSE comes from the coding sequence ATGCCGGGAGTAGATACACAGCCAGAGGTTTCGCGGCAATCAATATTTAGCAGACTCTCCCGTCCACAGTGGCTCATGATATTGGTGGCGGCCGGACTCGTTCTGGTAGCTATCGTCCTTTTGGTGATGAGGGGCGGTGGGCCAGATCTAGTGCCCCTCTATATCAACATGAGCATGGATGATGCCGCGAGCGTAGTGGCCAAGTTGAAAGAAATGGGTGTCAAATATTCACTGGTCGATGGAGGGCGTACCGTGATGGTCCCGTCAAAAGATCTCTATGATCTCAGGCTTCAACTCGCCAGTGAAGGGCTTCCCGCAGGAAGCGGCGTTGGTTTCGAGATCTTTGACAAGACCAATTTCGGGGCGACGGAATTCAGCCAGCGGGTGAATTACCTTAGAGCATTGCAGGGTGAGCTGACACGGACCATCATGCAGATGGCGGAGGTAGACCAGGCCAGGGTCCACCTGGTGATTCCTGAACAGGAGCTGTACCTGCAAAAGGAAAAGCCGGCTACAGCTTCAGTGATGTTGAAACTCAAGCCTAGCGCGAGCCTCTCCAAAAAGCAGGTGCAGGGGATTCGCCATCTCGTGGCCAGTGCCGTGGAAGGCATGAAACCAGAGAATGTCACTGTCCTAGATATATTTGGCAATGTGCTGTCGCAGCCTGCTGATAGCCCAGATGCTCTAGCTGGGGCTTTGACTCTATCTCAGCTTGAGGCGAAAAGGGCCTTTGAAAAAGAGTTGGAATCGAGTATAGCTGGCATGCTTGAAAGGGTATTGGGCCCTGGGAAGTCATCAGTCAGGGTCAGCGCAGACATCGATTTCAACCAGGAGGAAACTAGCAGCGAAATTTATGAACCAGGCGCGAATGGCCAGGGCGTAGTGCGAAATAGGAAAACGCTCGATGAGTCCTTTTCCAGTACGGAAGGGCAGGGAACCGGGGTTGTTCCAGGGGTCAGTAGCAATGTCCCGGCAGGCCTGGCGGGCGCTCCCACTTACCAGGGCACCGTTGGTGGGGGGTCGTCGCAGCAGACGCGCCGGGAGGAGACCATCAATTATGAGATAACAAGGCGCATTGAAAAGAGGGTCAAGGCTCCTGCCAGGATAGCCAGGCTATCAGTTGCGGCCATCGTGGATGGCAATTTGACCCCGGCCCAGCTCAATTCTGTCACTCAGGCGGTATCTGCAGCAGCCGGCATTGATCCTGCAAGGGGCGATACTGTTGTGGTAGAAGCAATGCCATTTGACCGCTCGTTCCTGGACGCTGAAAGGCAGGCAATGGCTGCTGAGGCTGCAAAAGCCGCCGCTTCCAAAGGATTTGATCTTATGCAGATCCTACCTTACATGGTAGCAGGGTTTGTCCTTCTCCTGCTGGCCACCATCCTGTTGGTGAGGGCCAGGAGACGACGTCTTGCCGCGGCCGGCATGGCCCCTCAGGCCGCTGCCATAGAAGAGGAATTAGAAGCGCCACTGCCGGCAGAGGCTGTTCCGGAGAAGGCGCAAGAGCCAGAGTTCGCATTTGAAGAGGGCATCGAAGGCAAGATCGAGCAGCTTGTGATGAGCAAGCCGGATGTGGCCGCCCGGGTCATTGAGACCTTCCTATCTGAATGA
- the fliE gene encoding flagellar hook-basal body complex protein FliE — MDNQGAQQLVTDFGQLLSNALDSLKGLHAQADELVKDLVTGKSVDLHDVMIAVEKASIALDLGLQLRNKAVEAYQEIMRMQV, encoded by the coding sequence ATGGATAACCAGGGGGCCCAGCAACTCGTCACCGACTTTGGACAGCTCCTTTCAAATGCGCTTGATTCCCTCAAGGGGCTCCACGCTCAGGCTGACGAGTTAGTGAAAGATCTGGTGACCGGGAAATCGGTAGATCTACATGATGTGATGATCGCAGTGGAGAAGGCTAGCATAGCGCTGGATTTGGGACTCCAGCTCAGGAACAAAGCTGTGGAAGCCTATCAGGAAATCATGAGGATGCAGGTGTGA
- a CDS encoding protein-glutamate O-methyltransferase CheR → MISGFPKFAEREIPANEFEFFSRKVLNLTGIDLRPYKASLMERRLRAMMTRANVDNLVTYAQLLQRDPLRLEEFRSWFTINVSEFFRNPDKFAELRKVIIPELLKSSPNLKVWSAGCSNGSEPYSVAIILKEDAPGGRHQIFATDIDPEALAIGINGVYGERDLGTNVDTALRKKYFDQVEDKFKIHDSLKRMVRFQIHDLLRDEYPSGFDLILCRNVIIYFTEEARDEIFRKFHDSLKPNGVLFVGATESILNAREIGFEMISPFFYRKTG, encoded by the coding sequence ATGATTTCTGGTTTTCCAAAATTTGCAGAGAGAGAGATACCAGCGAACGAATTCGAGTTTTTCAGCCGTAAGGTTTTAAATCTTACCGGGATCGACTTGAGGCCATACAAGGCCAGTTTGATGGAGCGCCGGCTGCGGGCCATGATGACCAGGGCCAATGTAGATAATCTGGTCACCTATGCCCAGCTTCTGCAGCGTGACCCGTTGAGATTAGAAGAGTTTCGCAGCTGGTTTACCATAAATGTATCGGAATTTTTCAGGAACCCTGATAAGTTCGCAGAACTCAGAAAGGTCATCATCCCTGAGCTCCTTAAATCAAGCCCGAATCTGAAGGTCTGGAGCGCAGGATGCTCCAATGGGAGCGAGCCTTACTCGGTGGCTATAATCCTGAAAGAAGATGCGCCCGGCGGCCGCCATCAGATCTTCGCCACGGACATAGACCCTGAGGCGCTGGCCATTGGCATAAATGGCGTATATGGGGAGCGTGATCTTGGAACGAATGTAGATACCGCGCTGCGCAAGAAATACTTCGACCAGGTCGAGGATAAATTCAAGATACATGACAGCCTCAAACGCATGGTGAGATTTCAGATTCATGATCTATTACGGGACGAATATCCGAGCGGGTTTGATCTGATTCTGTGCAGAAATGTGATCATCTATTTCACGGAAGAGGCCAGAGATGAGATCTTTCGCAAATTCCATGATTCCCTGAAGCCAAACGGGGTGCTCTTCGTGGGAGCAACGGAGAGTATTTTAAATGCCCGTGAAATTGGGTTTGAAATGATTTCGCCATTTTTTTACAGGAAAACTGGCTGA
- a CDS encoding response regulator, with protein MTKVLVVDDAAFMRMRAVKLLQENGYEVVEAADGLEAVEKYVQEKPDGVLMDITMPNMDGIAAVKEIKKIDPKANIIMCSALGQQSMVLEAIKAGAKDFVVKLFQPDRILAAIKKFAG; from the coding sequence GTGACCAAGGTACTGGTAGTAGATGATGCAGCATTTATGAGAATGCGCGCCGTCAAGTTGCTACAAGAGAATGGCTACGAGGTGGTCGAGGCAGCTGACGGATTGGAAGCAGTGGAGAAATATGTTCAGGAAAAGCCAGATGGTGTCCTGATGGATATCACCATGCCAAATATGGATGGGATCGCGGCGGTGAAGGAAATCAAGAAAATAGATCCAAAAGCCAATATCATCATGTGCAGCGCTCTGGGACAGCAGTCCATGGTGCTCGAGGCCATAAAGGCCGGAGCTAAAGATTTTGTTGTCAAACTATTTCAGCCTGACAGGATATTAGCTGCAATAAAAAAATTCGCGGGATGA
- the fliJ gene encoding flagellar export protein FliJ has protein sequence MKAYKFRLEPVLRVRRKHEEIAKQELAKAQAILAEKKAIVNELGEIHSLTCQELKDAQDLGPGDEIDVMSVALYNRYITSLDVEMKAQKKALDELAKQEDKARQEAVEARKKTRILERLKEKGRAMHLAESVRLEQADLDEIGQSRFARQHR, from the coding sequence ATGAAGGCATACAAATTCAGACTTGAACCAGTTCTCCGGGTCCGCCGGAAGCATGAGGAAATAGCGAAGCAGGAACTCGCGAAAGCCCAGGCCATTCTTGCCGAAAAAAAGGCTATCGTAAATGAACTGGGCGAGATTCATTCCTTGACCTGCCAGGAGCTGAAGGATGCACAGGATTTGGGCCCCGGAGATGAAATTGATGTGATGAGCGTGGCCCTTTACAACAGATATATAACTTCACTTGATGTTGAAATGAAAGCGCAGAAGAAGGCCTTAGATGAACTGGCAAAGCAGGAAGACAAGGCACGGCAAGAAGCGGTCGAGGCCCGGAAAAAGACGCGCATCCTGGAAAGGCTGAAAGAAAAAGGGCGGGCTATGCATTTGGCCGAATCTGTCCGTCTTGAACAGGCGGACCTAGATGAGATAGGGCAGAGCAGATTTGCAAGACAACATCGCTAA